GTGGCGCACATATACGGTCTGAGAAGCTCTTGGTTTTACCTGCCGTTCTCCCTGGGTTCCCAGAGTGGAGTGAGGTAGTATCTCAGAGGGTCTCTGTACAGGTCGTCTTTAAGTATCTAAACACCAGAACAAGAGGTaatttcaatacattacatacgATATGTTTGGGATACTCGGTATGTGCTTAAATACACCATGGTGCTAATTTGAGACACAGGTTTGAGTATCGTGCGCACATTAGAAAAGTGTCAGGATTGTATTGCTTCAAAAATCACCTAATATTTCTGGTGGAAGAAATCGGAGTGTGTGCATATCCTTCAATGATTTTAGTTTATCATAAACTGCCCAGAAAgttgaataaaagaaaaaataaagtacatcGTTAAACCATTCAGACTTCAACTTATTTTCCAGCACCCATCTGTCACATAATGATTACCAGAACGGATGCAGGCTGGCAGGTCCAAATACATGTCACCAGAGTAGTgaacttttataaaaaaaaatgtctgtgtgATATAATCATAAACCTGTTTCAGTATGAGGGTGCAGTCAGCTGTACCTGTGCTACATCATCTTGTCCTGGGTTGCTATGGTCACTGAACCAGCTAAAAAAGGTCTGGTAGACCCCACGCGACGACTTCCTGGGTTCGCTGTGGGCCGTCAGGTTCTGTCCACGATGCCACAGGATGGGGTTGGAGAACGACATGGGCGATCCTGAAACATGAGCAGCCAGGATTAGAAGGTGATCCAAGGATTTAATGACCATGTAGATTTTAGGTAGCCTCAAAATGcaatcattatatatatatatatatatatatatatatatatatatatatatatatatatatatatatatatatatatatatatatatatatatatatatatatgtgtgtgtatatatatatatatatatatatatatatatatatatatatacatacatacatatatatatatatatatatatacatacatacatacatacacacacacacacaaatatgaacATTGAAACTTTTTGTCTGTGGTTTTCTGGCTATGTACTGGTCACTCCCAGCACTTTTTGGCAGTTGTTCCAGAGAGTGTtgcaattgtttttttattccaaaaTATGACTAATCGGTTGAAATGCAATGTTTTAGATGAGTTTGCAGTTTTCTTGTACCGAATGAAAAACTGTACATGGCAAATGACAATAGTTTGGTTTGGAAAGATGTATTGGCATACTTATCACCTACAGTATACATTATCTTTACAGTGCCATGATGCAAAGAGTGAGCTGACACGGTGCATTCATTATGTATGACAACTATGCCTCGACTTAAATCACCACGCTTATTTTTACCTCCCATCCCAAGGTGCAGCTCCTTCATGATAATGTTGTTCTGGAAGTACGGGTTCCGTCTGAAGTGGAAGCGGATCCTGTAGCCCAGTTTATTATTCTTAAAGGACTCAATCTGAAAAAAGACAAGGGGAAATTAATTTCGATACTAGACATACACAATAGCCAGACTTTGTAAGAACACACCAACACTTCCTACCTCAAGATCAGTCATGTAACTCAGAGCATCTTCATCAGTCTCGTCAATGTGTGCTGAGAGATGAGGATGGTTCAACAGCTGGCACATTGAagttaagaaaaaaaaccaacatgtttttatttcaattacTCAAACACAACAGAGGAATGGAAAAACagggacatgttttcattttaaggATACAGCTGTCACCCAGAAGCCAGGAATTGTTTTTGTGATGGAGCTGCGCTGATCCAGATGTGGGCGCCGCTGGCGACTGATCTTCAACTCCAGCCGTTGGTGAAGCCGGGCGCTTTTCTTCTCAAGAGCTTCCAGTCTCATCTGTACCTGCGCCAGAAGAGCCACTGACTGTCTCATCTCTGGGGCCATCTTAACTGACACAATGGCACACTCCCCATCATCATTGTCCTCATTGTCTGACGGGAAAGAGGAGCTTGGAGTGGAGGAAGATCCAGATATGGATTCATCACCTTCATCTGCTTCTGGCATCTCATCTGCATCTTCTCTGTCAGTACTGTGCACAGATGTGGAGCTATCTGCAGCAGCTGCCTGCGTTTTAGAGCCCGTTCTTGAGGACTGGTGGCCCCCACGTTGTTTGAATTTGCTCCCCTGTTTCACTTGTTTAACGTTAGCCTTTTCAGATGAGCAAGGAGTCTCTTGACTGTCTTCTCCGTCTCCTCCTGTGAGACTGGCAAGTGCTTCAGCAGCTGCTATGGCTGCTGAGTCGGTCTGGTCCAGAGAAGCTGAGGGACGCTGCTTTATTCCTGCTGTCTTCTCTGTATCTGCCTTTGCGTCAGCAGATCCATGTGCATCTGAGGACTGTGGTTTTTCTGTGTTGCTGGCATCGTGAGCGTCAGCATTGGAGTTGTTGACAGGCAGTGCACTGGTGCGATCCGTGCTGTCTGAACCCTGATCCGCTTGCACAGCAGCTGGTTTCCCCTCACTAACGTTATCTTTTGACTGGCCCTCGCTGGCGGCTATTTCTTTACTCTCAGCGTCACTGTTTTTGCAGTTTTCCGAAGTAACCCCTGCTTCATTTGTTGCGTCACTTACTTTTGTGGACTTGCTGGGGATCGTGGCGCCTTCATCGCGGTCGGGTGATGGACACCGTTTCCTCGATGCAGAGTCAGCGGACTGTTTGCAGTCCGTCAGTTCACtcatgctagctagctagccaaaTAGCTAACAAGCTAGGT
The genomic region above belongs to Sander lucioperca isolate FBNREF2018 chromosome 12, SLUC_FBN_1.2, whole genome shotgun sequence and contains:
- the tspy gene encoding testis specific protein Y-linked isoform X2; amino-acid sequence: MSELTDCKQSADSASRKRCPSPDRDEGATIPSKSTKVSDATNEAGVTSENCKNSDAESKEIAASEGQSKDNVSEGKPAAVQADQGSDSTDRTSALPVNNSNADAHDASNTEKPQSSDAHGSADAKADTEKTAGIKQRPSASLDQTDSAAIAAAEALASLTGGDGEDSQETPCSSEKANVKQVKQGSKFKQRGGHQSSRTGSKTQAAAADSSTSVHSTDREDADEMPEADEGDESISGSSSTPSSSFPSDNEDNDDGECAIVSVKMAPEMRQSVALLAQVQMRLEALEKKSARLHQRLELKISRQRRPHLDQRSSITKTIPGFWVTALLNHPHLSAHIDETDEDALSYMTDLEIESFKNNKLGYRIRFHFRRNPYFQNNIIMKELHLGMGGSPMSFSNPILWHRGQNLTAHSEPRKSSRGVYQTFFSWFSDHSNPGQDDVAQILKDDLYRDPLRYYLTPLWEPRENGSGGSGARAADNGNGDECVVISDSDDEPGEEAGEAEQGHSREEEDEEDEEEEEEEEEEEEERGPSAGSDDSEQEEEA
- the tspy gene encoding testis specific protein Y-linked isoform X1, producing MSELTDCKQSADSASRKRCPSPDRDEGATIPSKSTKVSDATNEAGVTSENCKNSDAESKEIAASEGQSKDNVSEGKPAAVQADQGSDSTDRTSALPVNNSNADAHDASNTEKPQSSDAHGSADAKADTEKTAGIKQRPSASLDQTDSAAIAAAEALASLTGGDGEDSQETPCSSEKANVKQVKQGSKFKQRGGHQSSRTGSKTQAAAADSSTSVHSTDREDADEMPEADEGDESISGSSSTPSSSFPSDNEDNDDGECAIVSVKMAPEMRQSVALLAQVQMRLEALEKKSARLHQRLELKISRQRRPHLDQRSSITKTIPGFWVTALLNHPHLSAHIDETDEDALSYMTDLEIESFKNNKLGYRIRFHFRRNPYFQNNIIMKELHLGMGGSPMSFSNPILWHRGQNLTAHSEPRKSSRGVYQTFFSWFSDHSNPGQDDVAQILKDDLYRDPLRYYLTPLWEPRENGSGGSGARAADNGNGDECVVISDSDDEPGEEAGEAEQGHSREEEDEEDEEEEEEEEEEEEERGPSADESPEEEDDGGEIVIDGSDDSEQEEEA